A stretch of Canis lupus baileyi chromosome 7, mCanLup2.hap1, whole genome shotgun sequence DNA encodes these proteins:
- the FOXO3 gene encoding forkhead box protein O3 isoform X5, with protein MAEAPASPGPLSPLEVELDPEFEPQSRPRSCTWPLQRPELQGSPAKPSGETAADSMIPEEDDDDDDEDGGRAGSAMALGGGGGGALGSGLLLEDAARLRAPGGQDPGAAPGPAAGAPSGGTQAPPQPPQALAPPQPGAAGGSGQPRKCSSRRNAWGNLSYADLITRAIESSPDKRLTLSQIYEWMVRCVPYFKDKGDSNSSAGWKTLKLTQDLQRNPLPNLLSASGQ; from the coding sequence ATGGCAGAGGCGCCGGCCTCCCCGGGCCCGCTCTCCCCGCTCGAAGTGGAGCTGGACCCCGAGTTCGAGCCCCAGAGCCGGCCGCGCTCCTGTACGTGGCCCCTGCAGAGGCCGGAGCTGCAGGGGAGCCCGGCCAAGCCCTCGGGGGAGACGGCCGCCGACTCGATGATCCCCGAAgaggacgacgacgacgacgacgaggaCGGCGGTAGGGCCGGCTCGGCCATGGCgctcggcggcggcgggggcggcgcgctGGGCTCCGGGCTGCTCCTCGAAGACGCGGCCCGGCTGCGGGCTCCCGGGGGGCAGGACCCCGGGGCCGCGCCGGGCCCCGCGGCGGGCGCGCCGAGCGGGGGGACCCAGGCGCCGCCGCAGCCTCCGCAGGCGCTGGCCCCGCCGCAgccgggggcggccgggggctcGGGGCAGCCGAGGAAGTGCTCGTCGCGGCGCAACGCCTGGGGCAACCTGTCCTACGCCGACCTCATCACTCGCGCCATCGAGAGCTCGCCCGACAAACGGCTCACTCTGTCCCAGATCTACGAGTGGATGGTGCGCTGCGTGCCCTACTTCAAGGATAAGGGCGACAGCAACAGCTCGGCGGGGTGGAAG